A DNA window from Candidatus Poribacteria bacterium contains the following coding sequences:
- a CDS encoding HAD family hydrolase, with the protein MIKAITFDFWQTLYEDSDSNWQKRQAIRVEHCYAYLGSRGCACTLADVEFGLEEAYNLVASLWHQHKGISVKRCLHRFAEVLRLQLVEEEFDQLIECLGAAFLEAPPIMIPHVKPVIARLSESYPLGIISDSALTPGSFARKLMARDGILQYFAAFTFSDETDYTKPQVVQFHSTLAQLDAEPAAAVHIGDIFRTDIVGAKNAGMKAIRFAGFNKGEGDDTLSDAVVDDYRKLEAVITELSS; encoded by the coding sequence ATGATTAAGGCTATTACATTCGATTTTTGGCAAACCCTTTATGAAGATTCTGACAGCAACTGGCAAAAGCGTCAAGCAATACGTGTTGAGCACTGCTATGCGTATCTTGGCAGTCGTGGCTGTGCTTGCACATTGGCTGACGTGGAATTCGGACTCGAAGAGGCATACAACTTGGTCGCATCTCTATGGCATCAACATAAAGGGATCTCCGTGAAACGGTGCCTGCATCGGTTCGCTGAGGTGCTTCGCCTTCAACTTGTGGAGGAAGAGTTTGACCAGTTAATTGAATGTCTTGGCGCGGCTTTCTTGGAAGCACCGCCGATTATGATACCTCATGTTAAACCGGTCATTGCTCGGTTGAGTGAAAGTTATCCGCTTGGAATCATATCAGACTCAGCACTAACGCCCGGCAGTTTTGCTCGAAAACTGATGGCGCGTGACGGCATTTTACAATACTTTGCAGCTTTCACATTCTCCGACGAAACGGATTATACAAAACCCCAAGTGGTACAATTCCATTCAACTTTAGCACAACTGGACGCTGAACCCGCTGCAGCGGTGCACATCGGCGATATTTTCCGAACGGATATTGTCGGCGCGAAAAATGCGGGGATGAAAGCGATTCGTTTCGCAGGCTTCAATAAAGGAGAAGGAGACGACACGCTGAGTGATGCTGTTGTTGACGACTACCGGAAATTAGAGGCCGTCATCACTGAGTTGTCATCATAG
- a CDS encoding TIGR01777 family oxidoreductase, translating into MANVLVSGGTGFIGSRVCTALHERGDTVHVLSRNPTRAQTKLKSVRAAYGWSPETEKLPSEATSDVKAVVHLAGETIAGRWNAEKKRRIRDSRILSTRNLVESFAELPTKPDVLVCASAIGYYGNSGDEHFTEVSAPGTDFLAKVCQEWETEAQKADALGIRVVMVRIGLVLGLGGGLLTQVLTPFKMGVGGILGSGRQWMSWIHVDDVVGIVIHALENEEIRGPLNATAPVPVRNVEFTKTLGTVLRRPTLFPVPTFGLRLMMGEFADFVVLSQNVLPEKTEVSGYEFRHRTLESALRDLL; encoded by the coding sequence ATGGCAAACGTATTGGTCTCCGGTGGCACCGGATTCATTGGCAGTCGAGTTTGCACTGCCCTCCACGAACGGGGCGATACCGTGCATGTATTATCCCGCAATCCGACACGTGCACAAACGAAATTGAAATCCGTAAGAGCGGCATACGGTTGGAGCCCTGAAACCGAAAAACTCCCTTCAGAAGCTACATCAGATGTGAAAGCAGTTGTTCACCTGGCGGGTGAAACCATCGCCGGTAGATGGAACGCCGAAAAAAAACGGCGGATACGGGATAGCCGAATCCTCTCGACACGAAATCTCGTTGAATCGTTTGCAGAGCTGCCCACAAAACCCGATGTGCTTGTCTGTGCTTCTGCAATCGGATACTACGGTAACAGTGGCGATGAACATTTTACGGAGGTGTCCGCCCCTGGGACCGACTTTCTCGCCAAAGTCTGTCAAGAATGGGAAACAGAGGCACAGAAAGCGGATGCGCTTGGAATTCGGGTGGTCATGGTCCGTATTGGGCTTGTGCTTGGGTTAGGCGGTGGGTTGCTAACACAGGTGCTTACGCCCTTTAAAATGGGAGTCGGTGGTATACTTGGCAGTGGTCGACAGTGGATGTCTTGGATTCATGTCGACGATGTAGTTGGTATCGTGATACACGCCTTAGAGAATGAAGAGATTCGGGGTCCTCTGAACGCGACTGCACCTGTCCCTGTCAGAAATGTGGAATTCACGAAGACGCTCGGCACTGTGCTACGGCGACCCACTCTGTTTCCAGTCCCAACGTTCGGCTTGCGGTTGATGATGGGCGAATTTGCGGATTTCGTTGTGTTGAGTCAGAACGTACTTCCAGAGAAAACGGAAGTCAGCGGCTATGAATTCCGTCACCGAACGCTTGAATCCGCTTTGAGAGACCTACTATAG